From one Streptomyces sp. NBC_01478 genomic stretch:
- a CDS encoding LLM class flavin-dependent oxidoreductase, with product MRTATTIEASGGDWRETVDFVLEAEKLGLDICWVAEAWGSDAPSPLGFLAARTERMLLGSGVIQLGTRSPVTLAQTAMTLAHLSDGRFLLGLGASGPQVVEGLHGIPFARPLARMRETVEIIRSSFTGEKISYQGRQFTIPLPSGEGRPMRLSLDAVPVPIYLAALSPKMLELTGEIADGWLGTSFVPEGADAYFTHLDAGLARAGRTRAGLDVCQGAEINIVSDPALLGGIVGSRKKELAFSLGGMGSGSTNFYNNAYSRQGWAEVAAQVRERWQAGDRDGAAALVTDEMVLATTLIGTEEMVRERLGVWRDAGVDTVRLYPAGDTLEARLANLAQGIDLVRALDLGT from the coding sequence ATGCGCACCGCCACCACCATCGAGGCGTCGGGGGGCGACTGGCGGGAGACCGTCGACTTCGTCCTGGAGGCGGAGAAGCTGGGTCTGGACATCTGCTGGGTGGCCGAGGCGTGGGGCAGTGACGCGCCCTCACCGCTCGGCTTCCTGGCCGCCCGTACCGAGCGGATGCTGCTGGGCTCCGGTGTGATCCAACTCGGCACCCGCTCGCCCGTCACCCTCGCGCAGACTGCGATGACCCTCGCCCACCTCTCCGATGGGCGCTTTCTCCTGGGCCTCGGGGCGTCCGGTCCCCAGGTCGTCGAGGGCCTGCACGGGATCCCCTTCGCGCGCCCGCTGGCCCGGATGCGGGAGACCGTCGAGATCATCCGCAGCTCCTTCACCGGCGAGAAGATCTCCTATCAAGGACGGCAGTTCACTATCCCCCTCCCCAGCGGGGAAGGACGGCCCATGCGGCTGAGCCTGGACGCCGTCCCGGTACCGATCTATCTCGCGGCCCTCTCGCCGAAGATGCTGGAACTGACCGGGGAGATCGCCGACGGATGGCTCGGCACCAGCTTCGTCCCGGAGGGCGCCGACGCCTACTTCACGCATCTGGACGCCGGGCTTGCCCGCGCCGGCCGCACCCGGGCCGGACTCGACGTCTGCCAGGGAGCCGAGATCAACATCGTCTCCGATCCGGCCCTGCTGGGCGGGATCGTCGGCAGCCGCAAGAAGGAACTCGCCTTCTCGCTGGGCGGCATGGGCTCGGGCTCCACCAACTTCTACAACAACGCCTACAGCCGCCAGGGGTGGGCCGAGGTCGCCGCCCAGGTGCGGGAGCGCTGGCAGGCAGGCGACCGTGACGGAGCCGCCGCCCTGGTGACGGACGAAATGGTGCTGGCGACCACGCTCATCGGCACCGAGGAGATGGTCCGGGAACGGCTCGGCGTGTGGCGGGACGCGGGGGTCGACACCGTCCGCCTGTACCCGGCGGGCGACACACTCGAAGCGCGCCTGGCCAATCTCGCCCAGGGCATCGATCTCGTACGTGCGCTGGACCTGGGCACGTAG